The following DNA comes from Chitinophaga nivalis.
TAACTGCTTAGCAATAGTTCATCTTTGTGCAATAGGTTGATCAGGAGCTATGGCTTCAGACATTCAGCAATCATTTATGCGAATAAAATTATCAAGATCTACTGCTACCAGAACAGGTATATCCGAAAATATATTTTCTCCACAGCACCTCTATCTTTATTCATTAACAGCAGCCATTATTTTTTTATTTTACGTGTATACATTACAGTTAGCATCATGGTATATGAAGTATTATACACCCCTTCTCATCTCCAAACAATTATTTACCCTCACTATCCACCCCTCACCTCCATCTCTTTTTTTTAAACCACACATATGATATCACGTTATCTTCTATACCCAATACCTTTACTATAGGCACTTCATACAATACTTCCATTTATATATTTCTCTGGTCATTTTATTTTTTTCGGATAAACAAGCGGGAATAAATGGACAATATTCGTCACATTTATTCCCGCTTGCATACATGATTGCTTATCTTATCACATAGATAAATCACGTATCTACTTCCCTCGATTATTCCTATACTGACTACATGCATGTATTATGGTACCACTACCCAGGTAGCGTTCAAAGAGGCCCTGGTATAGATCCTTTTATCAGTACCAACACCGATCAGGCTTCCATTAGGGAAGGCGCTTATTGCTGTCACACTACCACTGTTAGGTATATTTACCCAAGTACTGGTAAGCGTCTTACGGCTCCATAAGTCCAGCCTGGTACCCACACCTATGATCTCCTGGTTGGGTAATACAGTCACGGCAGACACGATATCGCTATTAGGAACGATTACCCAGCTGCCATTCAGGCCCGCTCTGGTATAAAGGTATTTATCGGTTCCCACCCCTATAATAGTACCATTAGACAGTGATGCCACATCAAGCACCAAACCGCTGTTAGGTACGAGTACCCAGTTACTGTTCAAGGTGGCTCTGGTATAAAGTTGTTGATCAGTGCCTACCCCTATAAGGGCGCCATTGGGCTGTAATCCAATAGCTGTTACATCGCCACTGTTAGGCACCAATACCCACGGGCTTGTGAGGAGCGCTTTTCTATACAGTTGTTTATCCTGACCGACCCCAATGATAGTTCCGTTACTTGCTACCACTACATCAATTATATCAATACTGTTTTTTGATTTTGAGTCAGCGGTATTTTGTCGGATATCTGCTGCAACGGGTTCTTCCCTGGCGATATCTGCATTGTCTTTTCTACAGGAAATAAGGGATAAGGAGCATAATAACACCCCGATAAGTAATGTTTTCAACACTTTCATAGTTTTTTTTTGAAGATGCATTTAAAATAATATCATGTCTTGCCGGCATGAATCAGTATAGGAATAATACGATAAGATAAATAGAGTGGTAGTACCAGGTATGACCACTCAGCAATGGTTTTCTGATAAAATGAAGGAGCTTTAGGTATAGGTATTCAGCCATCCATCATTCTTATAAAAGTATCAACATTTACTGCAGCAAGAAGGATAGATCCGGGAAAATACTACCCCCCTTTTCAATGCAGCCTTAATAGTATTGCCAATTATATCTCCACCGCATCAAAAAGCGTATATACATTAACGTTATTATATACTTTCCTACTGTAGTACACCTGCTCTCATCGGCTTACAATTCCTTACCTTTGCCGAAAAAAAAGACATGATAGCATTCCTGGGTATGGGCCTTTTAGGGTCAAATTTTGTACGGGCCCTACGGCAAAAGGATGTTCCGGTACAGGTATGGAACCGGACAGCCAGCAAGGCTACAGCACTGGAAACCTATGGCGCCAAAGCATTCAGCGAGGTTGCTGCTGCCGTAGCAGGTGCACAACGCATTCATCTTACCCTGAAAGATGATAGCACGGTAGATGAAGTATTAGACAAAGCGGCTCCCGGCCTGCAAGCCGGTGCGATCATCATTGACCACACCACCACGTCGGTAGCTGGCGCGATTGAACGTACGCAGAAATGGCAGGAACGCGGATTCACTTACCTGCATGCACCCGTATTTATGGGTCCGCAGAATGCATTGGAGAGCACCGGATCTATTCTGGTATCCGGCGACCAACAGGTGATCAGCGAATACGAACCTATATTAGCGACGA
Coding sequences within:
- a CDS encoding NAD(P)-dependent oxidoreductase, whose product is MIAFLGMGLLGSNFVRALRQKDVPVQVWNRTASKATALETYGAKAFSEVAAAVAGAQRIHLTLKDDSTVDEVLDKAAPGLQAGAIIIDHTTTSVAGAIERTQKWQERGFTYLHAPVFMGPQNALESTGSILVSGDQQVISEYEPILATMTGKVLNFGESTGKATGMKLLGNLFLITFTAGLADTLSFAKGLDISLDEINALFGTWNPAAMLPARLKRMTSGHYSDPSWELNMARKDTGIFLEEARKTNTPLAVIPAIATEMDRWIAKGHGNDDWTVIAKDSI